A stretch of DNA from Acyrthosiphon pisum isolate AL4f unplaced genomic scaffold, pea_aphid_22Mar2018_4r6ur Scaffold_2825;HRSCAF=3355, whole genome shotgun sequence:
TTTAATGAAATTTCATACTTCTCCAGTAACTACCACCTgtgttgaaattaataatttaagtaattctGTATTAGAATCATCTAATACCATTGATAATAGTACTTCTGTATTAGATTCATCTGATaccattgataataatttatctgaatGTGagcaaaatcaaataaatagttCAGTGATGATtaacttaaacaatttaaatacatcttataaaaatattattactaagagtgttttacaatttatcaccaatttatataaaaaacctACCGTAACTGAGACTCTAATGCAGGAAATAGTAGATGGAATATCAGATTTATTTTCTAGTGgtattgtttcatttttaaaaaacatggtTATGCCTCATTTAAAGGAGTGCagtatttctgaaaaaaatgaaatagattatttatttgatactttGGCTAAtccttttttcaatttcaaaactGAATATcagagatttaaattttttgaggataataatttgttttttaaacccAAAACAATAGTGATAGGTCacacaattgaaaaaaaaaatatttctggcATAGATCGACAAATAATGGTACCAGTTCAAGGACATTTGCTATCAATGAAACAAAATCTTAGACTATTGTTTGAATTTCCTGGGGTTTTCGAAGCAGCCTTTAAATATACTGAAGCTTCTACCAACCAAAATCAAATACTTTCATCATTTCTAAATGGTACTACTTGGAAGTCTATCAAACataaatttagtaataaaattgtttttcctaTATTCTTGTATTATGATGATGTTGAAATAGGAAACCCTTTAGGATCGCACTCTGGTATACATAAAATGggctgtgtatattatacaattcctGCTTTTCCCCCAGAATATTTATCaacattagataatatatttgctGCATTCTTATTTCACTCTTCAGATCTgggaaattcaaaattcaataataaaactatgttCGCTTCTCTGATTAATGATTTAATTGATTTACAAGAAAATGGAATTACTATTAcagttaattcaaatattattcaggTGTATTTTGTTCTTGGACTAGTCTTGGGTGACAATTTGGGTCTTAATTCTATATTAGGCTTTGTGTCAAGTTTTTCAGCCAATTATTGTTGTAGAATTTGTCGCTCCCATAAAACAAGCGCTCAAAAGATGCTTTTAGAATGTACAGAATCACTTAGAAGTGAAGAAAACTATATGCTAGATGTCCTTCAGGAAAATGTATCTGAAACAGGTGTAAATGAACTTTGTGTATTTAATGCTATTCCTAATTatcatgtaataattaatagtgtatGCGATTTTATGCATGATGTAACAGAGGGAGTTGCTCGTTATGATATGGCTGTTATAATCacacaattaataaatgataagtatattacattagaaactttaaataatcgcataatattatttgaatatggaGTTTCAGAAATCAAAAATTCACCTCCACCAATTaaccaaaatcatttaaataaaggATATATAACTATGTCATCTTCTGAAATGTTGTGTCTTGttagatattttacattaattgttgGCGAACTAGTTCCTATAGAAACCCCTGTTTGGCAATTGTATATAGCGTTGCgaaaaattgttgatatttgCTGTGCAAAAACAATTCAATCCGAATGTTCTCATTTATTGGATCAAATAGTGGCTGAACATAATAgactttatttgttattatctgGAAGTAATCTTAAACCTAAATTTCACATGTTAACCCATTATGGGagacttttaattaaaaatggacCATTAATATTGACTtcttgtattagatttgaagCCAAGCATAAGATATTAAAAGCTTTTGCAAATTCAATTCCTTGTAGAATCAACCTTGGTCACACTCTAGCAAATAAAATTCAACTGCAAATGGCAAGTCGATATTTGACTATGTCTGGTTTAGGGCCAGATTTAAAAATGAgcaaaagttttataattgctCCAACTGTAGAATtgtcatcaatttttttaaataaaattcctaCAGAGTTGAAAGTATATGTATCATGGTTGGATTATAAAGGAATATTATACCAACCTGGTATGGTATTAGTATTAGAAGTCAATTTAGATAATTGCATTTTTGgagaaatagtaaaaatatttattggtgaATTAAAAATTCCTTATTTCATATATAAGCAAATAATAACTGTAGGTTTTGATAGTCATTATTATGCATATCAAGTAGAATTAAATTCTCAATTTGAATT
This window harbors:
- the LOC103311498 gene encoding uncharacterized protein LOC103311498, which translates into the protein MQEIVDGISDLFSSGIVSFLKNMVMPHLKECSISEKNEIDYLFDTLANPFFNFKTEYQRFKFFEDNNLFFKPKTIVIGHTIEKKNISGIDRQIMVPVQGHLLSMKQNLRLLFEFPGVFEAAFKYTEASTNQNQILSSFLNGTTWKSIKHKFSNKIVFPIFLYYDDVEIGNPLGSHSGIHKMGCVYYTIPAFPPEYLSTLDNIFAAFLFHSSDLGNSKFNNKTMFASLINDLIDLQENGITITVNSNIIQVYFVLGLVLGDNLGLNSILGFVSSFSANYCCRICRSHKTSAQKMLLECTESLRSEENYMLDVLQENVSETGVNELCVFNAIPNYHVIINSVCDFMHDVTEGVARYDMAVIITQLINDKYFTLIVGELVPIETPVWQLYIALRKIVDICCAKTIQSECSHLLDQIVAEHNRLYLLLSGSNLKPKFHMLTHYGRLLIKNGPLILTSCIRFEAKHKILKAFANSIPCRINLGHTLANKIQLQMASRYLTMSGLGPDLKMSKSFIIAPTVELSSIFLNKIPTELKVYVSWLDYKGILYQPGMVLVLEVNLDNCIFGEI